In the genome of Planctomycetia bacterium, one region contains:
- a CDS encoding Gfo/Idh/MocA family oxidoreductase: MSERLNSPSRRDVIKTTTGIVATSSLAGVSIPSVHAGENNTIDVALIGCGGRGTGAAQNAIATRSGPIRITAMADAFQDRLKSSYDELKRRVDNEERLAVKDENKFVGYDAFKNAMDVLKPGDVVIFATPPAFRWPFFQYAIKKKLNVFMEKPTTVDGPSTRKMLALADESEKAGLKVGVGLMCRHCEVRQELFDRIKKGEIGDITLLRAYRMHGPVGTFQVRKKPEKLNELEYQIRNFHGFLWASGGAFSDFYIHNIDECCWMKDAWPVKASGNGGRHYRKDFVDQNFDNYTVEYTFEDGTKMYLEGRCITGAREEFASYAHGTKGAAVISASGHSPARCKTFKGHQMKTENIIWKCKARENNPYQLEWDNLIQSIRDDKPHNEARRGAMASLVTAMGRLASHTCSEVTLDQMMNHDHEMAPDVDKLTIDSPAPVKANAEGIYPIPEPGRKKNREY; this comes from the coding sequence GTGTCCGAACGATTGAATTCCCCCTCTCGTCGCGATGTTATCAAAACAACTACTGGAATCGTCGCAACCTCATCACTTGCCGGCGTAAGCATTCCCAGCGTACATGCTGGTGAAAATAACACCATTGACGTTGCGCTGATTGGCTGTGGCGGCCGTGGCACAGGCGCTGCCCAGAACGCAATCGCTACCAGGTCTGGCCCCATCCGCATAACCGCTATGGCTGATGCGTTCCAAGACAGGTTGAAATCCAGTTACGATGAATTGAAACGTCGAGTAGATAATGAAGAACGACTCGCCGTGAAAGATGAAAACAAGTTTGTCGGGTACGATGCATTCAAGAATGCTATGGATGTGTTGAAACCCGGCGACGTGGTGATCTTTGCCACTCCTCCTGCCTTCCGCTGGCCATTCTTCCAGTATGCAATCAAAAAGAAACTCAACGTCTTCATGGAAAAGCCAACTACGGTTGATGGCCCCAGCACGCGAAAAATGCTGGCCTTGGCTGATGAATCGGAGAAAGCTGGCCTCAAGGTAGGTGTTGGCCTGATGTGCCGACATTGCGAAGTTCGCCAGGAACTCTTTGATCGCATCAAAAAGGGTGAGATCGGAGACATCACTCTGCTGCGTGCTTATCGCATGCATGGCCCGGTTGGAACCTTCCAAGTCAGGAAGAAACCTGAGAAATTAAATGAACTGGAATACCAGATTCGCAATTTCCACGGTTTCCTCTGGGCCAGTGGTGGAGCATTCAGCGACTTCTACATCCATAACATTGACGAATGCTGCTGGATGAAAGACGCCTGGCCTGTCAAAGCATCAGGCAACGGTGGCCGTCATTACCGCAAAGACTTTGTCGATCAGAATTTCGACAATTACACCGTGGAATACACCTTCGAAGATGGCACGAAGATGTATCTGGAAGGCCGATGTATCACTGGTGCACGCGAAGAGTTCGCCAGTTATGCACATGGCACCAAGGGTGCAGCGGTCATCTCGGCTTCAGGCCATTCTCCTGCCCGCTGCAAGACCTTCAAGGGTCATCAAATGAAAACGGAGAATATTATCTGGAAATGTAAGGCTCGTGAAAATAATCCCTACCAACTTGAATGGGACAATCTCATTCAGTCCATTCGTGATGACAAGCCTCATAACGAAGCCCGACGTGGAGCCATGGCAAGTCTGGTCACTGCCATGGGTCGGCTTGCCAGTCATACTTGCAGTGAAGTCACGCTGGATCAGATGATGAACCACGACCACGAGATGGCTCCCGATGTGGATAAACTCACCATCGATTCGCCTGCTCCGGTAAAAGCAAATGCCGAAGGCATTTACCCGATTCCCGAACCGGGTCGCAAGAAGAACCGCGAATATTAA
- a CDS encoding pyridoxal phosphate-dependent aminotransferase: MLRLSRLADQVKPSATLAAGAKAKEMKAAGIKVYDFTLGEPDFPTPPHIVEAAVKAMHAGHTKYTAAEGLPALRQELCKSYKQRFDLTYTPDQVIISNGAKHSLHNALAALVGLGDEVIIPTPYWTSYADLVTMTGASIVLVNTTIEEGFKLTAAKLKSAITPKTRLLMMNSPSNPTGVTYSRDELLALSQVVVEHQLAVLSDEIYENLSYDNVKSTCIASLPSMQELTIVVSGASKSFAMTGWRIGWALGPKHVIKAMGNIQSQQTGCPNSISQYAALVGLTSDMKAMNDMRAEFQARRDLICKGLASLPGITVHQPTGAFYAFFNVSKHFGKTLHGIKINDSADFCRAALEKVQVSVVPGSAFGAEGYVRLSFASSREDLQGGVEQLRKLLS, translated from the coding sequence ATGTTGCGATTGTCCAGGCTTGCAGATCAGGTGAAGCCTTCCGCTACATTAGCTGCCGGTGCCAAGGCCAAGGAAATGAAAGCTGCTGGCATCAAAGTCTATGATTTTACCCTCGGTGAACCCGATTTTCCCACCCCGCCTCATATTGTTGAAGCTGCGGTGAAGGCCATGCATGCAGGTCACACCAAGTATACCGCCGCTGAAGGCTTACCGGCGCTGAGGCAGGAACTGTGCAAGAGCTACAAACAGCGTTTTGATCTCACTTATACTCCCGATCAGGTCATCATCTCTAACGGCGCCAAGCACTCCCTTCACAATGCTCTTGCGGCATTGGTTGGCCTTGGTGATGAAGTTATCATCCCTACACCCTACTGGACCAGCTATGCTGATCTGGTCACTATGACCGGTGCGAGCATAGTTTTGGTGAACACCACCATTGAGGAAGGATTCAAACTAACTGCTGCTAAACTCAAGAGTGCCATTACACCCAAAACGCGACTCTTGATGATGAATTCTCCCAGCAACCCTACGGGTGTCACTTACTCACGAGACGAGCTTCTCGCCTTATCACAAGTGGTAGTCGAGCACCAATTGGCAGTGCTCTCAGATGAAATCTATGAGAATCTCTCCTACGACAATGTGAAGTCTACTTGTATAGCCAGCCTGCCTAGCATGCAGGAACTTACCATTGTCGTCAGTGGCGCCAGCAAAAGTTTCGCCATGACAGGGTGGCGTATCGGCTGGGCTCTTGGACCAAAGCACGTGATCAAAGCCATGGGCAACATTCAAAGTCAGCAGACGGGTTGTCCCAACAGTATCAGTCAGTATGCCGCTCTGGTTGGTTTGACCAGCGACATGAAAGCCATGAATGATATGCGAGCCGAGTTCCAGGCCCGGCGTGATCTTATCTGCAAGGGCTTGGCCAGTTTGCCTGGTATCACAGTGCATCAACCAACCGGGGCCTTCTATGCCTTCTTCAATGTGTCAAAGCACTTTGGCAAGACTTTGCATGGCATCAAGATTAACGATTCAGCTGACTTCTGCCGTGCTGCCTTGGAAAAAGTGCAGGTAAGTGTTGTTCCAGGTTCTGCCTTCGGTGCCGAAGGTTACGTTCGGCTTTCGTTTGCTTCCAGCCGGGAAGATCTGCAGGGTGGAGTGGAGCAGTTACGAAAACTGCTTTCATAA
- the lptB gene encoding LPS export ABC transporter ATP-binding protein — protein MSLLTVEGLEKTYGRRKVVNGVGFHVNQGEVVGLLGPNGAGKTTSFRMTTGMVKPDRGKVSFAEKTVTNWPMYQRARLGLGYLSQESSIFRKLTVEQNILAVLEAMPGLRSLQGKRPNAEQRLEITHAKLEEFGLHRLKNSIAQTLSGGEKRRLEIARCLATEPLLILLDEPFTGIDPITISEIQVIVRNLCKRGISILITDHNVRETLRITDRSYVITDGSVVAQGTPDEIVKNQTVIARYLGQNFAEEQQGRGFVADAAPQILSMSNMAPAQTIDAVLKHERVFELIEQLKGSEKDKAEHELLNIGRPALPHLVDALERRDLELRRMAYHVFCLIEPNGGEFDAYAPEAQRRMQIDKLRDRAYRRAG, from the coding sequence ATGTCGCTGCTGACTGTCGAAGGGCTTGAAAAAACCTATGGCCGACGCAAAGTGGTCAACGGCGTTGGCTTTCATGTCAATCAAGGTGAAGTTGTCGGGCTCCTAGGCCCCAATGGTGCTGGGAAGACAACCAGTTTCCGCATGACCACCGGAATGGTGAAGCCAGACCGTGGCAAAGTCAGCTTTGCAGAAAAGACAGTGACGAACTGGCCAATGTACCAGCGTGCCCGACTGGGGCTGGGGTACCTTTCTCAGGAATCTAGCATCTTTCGCAAGTTGACGGTTGAACAGAATATCCTTGCAGTGTTGGAAGCCATGCCCGGCTTACGTTCCTTGCAGGGTAAACGGCCCAACGCAGAACAACGACTGGAAATTACCCACGCCAAGCTGGAAGAGTTCGGACTGCATCGTCTGAAAAACAGTATTGCTCAAACGCTCTCAGGCGGTGAAAAACGTCGTCTGGAAATTGCCCGATGCCTGGCAACTGAACCTCTTTTGATTTTGCTTGATGAACCGTTTACGGGCATCGATCCGATCACCATCAGCGAAATTCAGGTGATTGTTCGTAATTTGTGCAAGCGAGGCATCTCCATTCTGATAACCGATCACAATGTTCGGGAAACCCTCCGCATTACCGATCGGTCTTATGTCATCACTGATGGATCGGTGGTTGCCCAAGGTACACCAGATGAAATTGTGAAGAATCAGACAGTGATTGCCCGTTACCTGGGTCAGAACTTTGCGGAAGAACAGCAGGGAAGAGGTTTCGTTGCTGATGCTGCACCGCAAATTCTGTCCATGAGCAATATGGCTCCGGCTCAAACCATAGATGCGGTGCTTAAACATGAACGAGTATTTGAATTGATTGAACAGTTGAAGGGATCGGAAAAAGATAAAGCTGAACATGAACTTCTCAATATCGGAAGGCCTGCCTTGCCTCATTTAGTAGATGCTCTGGAACGGCGAGATCTGGAACTGCGCCGAATGGCCTACCATGTCTTTTGCCTGATCGAGCCAAATGGCGGCGAATTTGACGCCTATGCACCTGAAGCTCAACGTCGGATGCAAATCGACAAACTGCGTGACCGGGCTTACCGTCGAGCCGGTTAA